One Nitrososphaerota archaeon genomic region harbors:
- the prf1 gene encoding peptide chain release factor aRF-1 produces MSTKPDSVRLYKVRKLISELASKEGRGTELVSLYVPPKKPIHEVIANLREEWGTAGNIKSDTTRNHVQDALTKTMQKLKLYRTAPETGLVIFSGALPTNGPGSEVVNLYEIVPPKPVTAYLYMCDDHFHLDWLKDMLREDKVFGILAIDASEAGLGILSGDSLEIPDVLTSGISGKTRKGGQSARRYERGREMELTYYYHRVSEHATRVFIQGAKVTGMIVGGPGPTKEEFLKGGFLHYELQNKVLAVIDLGYSGREGVRELVEKASDTLKDVRLVEEKKLVQKFLSEVNRPGGLAVYGIPRVFDAMSKANVEVVLVSDAVDTVRVEAKCRKCGMVKAEVTLGSGKVQKKQELISAACTKCGATDYDLLERDLVDVLEETAYQVGSKVEVISSGTEEGSMFKSFGGVAALLRYRTN; encoded by the coding sequence TTGTCTACAAAACCCGACTCGGTCAGGCTATACAAGGTCAGGAAGCTCATCTCCGAACTCGCGTCCAAGGAAGGGAGGGGGACCGAGCTGGTGTCCCTTTACGTGCCCCCGAAGAAGCCCATTCACGAGGTCATTGCCAACCTGCGGGAGGAGTGGGGGACGGCTGGCAACATCAAGTCGGACACGACCAGGAACCACGTGCAGGACGCACTCACCAAGACGATGCAGAAGCTCAAGCTGTACAGGACTGCGCCTGAGACTGGGCTGGTGATATTCTCCGGTGCCCTCCCCACCAACGGTCCGGGGAGCGAAGTGGTGAACCTCTACGAGATTGTGCCGCCGAAGCCCGTCACCGCGTACCTGTACATGTGCGACGACCACTTCCACCTCGACTGGCTGAAGGACATGTTGAGGGAAGACAAGGTCTTCGGGATCCTTGCGATCGACGCAAGCGAGGCGGGGCTGGGGATATTGAGCGGCGACAGCCTGGAGATTCCCGACGTGTTGACTTCCGGCATCTCGGGGAAGACGAGGAAGGGAGGGCAGTCGGCAAGGAGATACGAGAGGGGCAGGGAGATGGAGCTCACCTACTACTACCACAGGGTATCGGAGCACGCCACCAGGGTCTTCATCCAGGGTGCCAAGGTCACGGGGATGATAGTGGGAGGACCGGGGCCCACAAAGGAGGAGTTCCTCAAGGGAGGGTTCCTGCACTACGAGCTGCAGAACAAGGTGCTGGCGGTCATAGACCTCGGATACTCCGGCAGGGAGGGAGTGAGGGAGTTGGTCGAAAAAGCCTCGGATACTTTGAAGGATGTGCGGCTCGTGGAGGAGAAGAAGCTGGTGCAGAAGTTCCTGTCAGAGGTGAACAGGCCGGGAGGGCTGGCGGTGTACGGGATCCCGAGGGTCTTCGACGCGATGAGCAAAGCCAACGTGGAGGTCGTCCTGGTATCGGACGCGGTGGACACGGTCAGGGTGGAGGCGAAGTGCAGGAAGTGCGGCATGGTCAAGGCGGAGGTGACCCTGGGGTCGGGGAAGGTGCAGAAGAAGCAGGAGCTGATCTCCGCGGCATGCACGAAGTGCGGAGCGACCGACTACGACCTCCTCGAGAGGGACCTGGTTGACGTCCTCGAGGAGACGGCCTACCAGGTAGGCTCGAAGGTCGAGGTGATCTCGTCGGGGACTGAGGAGGGGAGCATGTTCAAGAGCTTCGGCGGAGTTGCGGCGCTGCTTAGATACAGAACGAACTGA
- the pyrH gene encoding UMP kinase — protein MLRIGGSVLKSPPDAKIVDAYAEVVSDLNYEGHSVAVIVGGGTVSREYIKSAEQMGLSPYQQDTIAIHASRLNARLVAMKLGGVSSVPTSIDGMLQRLARNRVAVMGGLKPGITTDTVAAMVAQRWRADLLVKASDRDGIYTADPRTDKKAKKLDQISYEKVKEILGGEHRPGIHSIVDPVAVNHLVESRIRLVVLNGADPKGVLKAVHGEKIGTLVT, from the coding sequence GTGCTCAGGATCGGTGGGTCGGTGCTGAAGTCTCCGCCCGACGCGAAGATCGTCGACGCCTACGCAGAGGTCGTCTCCGACCTGAACTACGAAGGGCACTCGGTCGCGGTGATTGTCGGGGGCGGCACAGTATCAAGGGAGTACATCAAGTCCGCAGAGCAGATGGGCCTGTCACCCTACCAACAGGACACCATCGCTATACACGCGTCAAGGCTGAACGCCCGCCTGGTGGCCATGAAGCTGGGCGGAGTAAGCTCGGTCCCCACGTCCATAGACGGCATGCTTCAGAGGCTCGCGAGGAACAGGGTGGCCGTGATGGGAGGACTGAAGCCGGGCATCACCACCGACACCGTGGCCGCGATGGTCGCCCAGAGGTGGAGGGCCGACCTCCTCGTCAAGGCCTCGGACAGAGACGGGATCTACACCGCAGACCCGCGGACCGACAAGAAGGCGAAGAAACTGGATCAGATCTCCTACGAGAAGGTCAAGGAGATCCTCGGCGGAGAGCACAGGCCCGGAATCCACAGCATCGTCGACCCGGTAGCCGTCAACCATCTCGTAGAGTCGAGGATCAGGCTGGTGGTCCTGAACGGGGCCGACCCCAAGGGAGTCCTGAAGGCCGTCCACGGCGAAAAGATAGGAACACTTGTCACCTGA
- the hflX gene encoding GTPase HflX — MKATIVTYPDEFSKREVQELAKAAGYSVEAVLTQKQIIKSGYGVGVGKAAELFELVSDNGSDTLIIDETLSSSQANNLAKVTHVEVIDRERLILNIFALRAATTEAKLQVQLAELRYEMPRARDVVRFSVKGERAGFSGMGETAVDIKFRALRNRMVTIRAKLASARSNRVTQRKERLRMGDPLVSFAGYTSSGKTTLFNRLASETKEESPKLFTTLTTTTRAITRPGSKGKVMLSDTVGFISRLPTYLVESFKSTLEELTYADLVLLVVDASEDPESVAIKLGSCKDILGQLEVDPNKVLLVLNKVDLAQGRVSAIPADGLYEGFSTVATSATRGDGMRQLRNRIFELTREKARALKTAS; from the coding sequence TTGAAAGCCACGATAGTCACTTACCCCGACGAGTTCTCCAAAAGAGAGGTCCAGGAATTGGCCAAGGCCGCTGGCTACTCGGTCGAGGCGGTCCTGACCCAGAAGCAGATAATCAAGTCCGGCTACGGGGTCGGGGTAGGAAAGGCCGCCGAGCTCTTCGAGCTCGTCAGCGACAACGGGTCCGACACCCTGATCATAGACGAGACCCTCAGCTCGTCCCAGGCGAACAACCTCGCCAAGGTGACCCACGTGGAAGTGATCGACCGGGAAAGGCTCATCCTCAATATATTCGCCCTCCGGGCCGCGACCACCGAAGCCAAGCTCCAGGTCCAGCTCGCGGAGCTCCGCTATGAAATGCCCCGGGCGAGAGACGTCGTGCGCTTCTCGGTGAAGGGCGAAAGGGCGGGGTTCTCAGGCATGGGGGAGACCGCCGTCGACATCAAGTTCAGGGCCCTCAGGAACAGGATGGTGACCATCAGGGCCAAGCTCGCCAGCGCCCGTTCTAACAGGGTGACCCAGAGGAAGGAGAGGCTGAGGATGGGGGACCCGCTCGTCTCCTTCGCAGGCTACACCAGCAGCGGAAAGACCACCCTCTTCAACAGGCTCGCCTCCGAGACCAAAGAGGAGTCCCCCAAGCTCTTCACGACCCTCACCACGACGACCCGCGCCATAACGAGGCCCGGCTCGAAGGGGAAGGTCATGCTCTCGGACACCGTGGGTTTCATCTCAAGGCTCCCCACCTACCTTGTCGAGTCGTTCAAGTCGACCCTGGAGGAGCTCACCTACGCCGACCTAGTGCTCCTCGTGGTGGACGCGAGCGAAGACCCCGAGAGCGTCGCCATCAAACTCGGGAGCTGCAAGGACATCCTGGGTCAGCTGGAAGTCGACCCGAACAAGGTCCTCCTGGTCCTCAACAAGGTGGACCTGGCCCAGGGCCGGGTCAGCGCCATCCCTGCGGATGGCCTCTATGAGGGGTTCTCGACTGTCGCCACCTCGGCCACACGGGGGGACGGCATGAGACAGCTGAGGAACAGGATATTCGAACTGACCAGAGAGAAGGCCCGGGCCCTGAAAACAGCCTCCTAG
- a CDS encoding CNNM domain-containing protein, translating into MTSPIVYIALVAAIFVAFWSSLIEATYLTLRPFSLSSSIGGGSKKAAQALEIVNEKTRLVSVTTFIDTVSNVVLATTIGLVLSDYFGPIGWVYSAVAGSFVIMTLVSLLPKAIGIENALRMSILLAPTSKALTSLLAPIAVPMTTFARWLSERLVGKPGYKEVDLASEFEDVVTMLEKAGHIEPDAGRLLRTALASSKNTAMDALTPIEGIVSIESSATILDAVKAMGKTNHPRMPVYDSKKKTYVGAVTFRTISKAMGRELLDANIGNYMIQPASVDKDDGLASVMEKMQDSGTTIAFVFDGERMVGMITLSDIIEQILGVKV; encoded by the coding sequence TTGACCAGTCCAATCGTCTACATCGCCCTGGTGGCCGCTATCTTCGTCGCCTTCTGGTCATCCCTCATCGAGGCGACCTACCTGACGCTCCGCCCGTTCTCCCTGAGCTCCTCCATCGGCGGCGGCTCGAAGAAAGCGGCCCAGGCACTCGAAATCGTGAACGAGAAGACGAGGCTGGTAAGCGTGACCACGTTCATCGACACCGTCTCCAACGTCGTCCTTGCTACGACAATCGGTCTGGTATTGTCAGATTATTTCGGGCCCATCGGTTGGGTTTACAGCGCTGTCGCGGGCTCTTTCGTCATCATGACGCTCGTCTCCCTACTTCCCAAAGCCATCGGAATCGAGAACGCCCTGAGGATGTCGATACTGCTGGCCCCAACCTCAAAGGCGTTGACGAGCCTGTTGGCACCTATTGCGGTCCCTATGACAACCTTCGCACGGTGGCTTTCCGAAAGGCTGGTCGGCAAGCCTGGGTACAAGGAGGTGGACCTCGCCTCGGAGTTCGAGGACGTGGTGACAATGCTCGAGAAGGCCGGCCATATCGAACCTGACGCGGGCAGGCTCCTCAGAACTGCCTTGGCTTCCTCGAAGAACACGGCGATGGACGCCCTCACTCCGATCGAGGGCATAGTTTCGATAGAGAGCAGCGCGACAATACTTGACGCAGTGAAGGCCATGGGGAAGACCAACCATCCGAGGATGCCGGTCTACGACAGCAAGAAGAAGACATACGTAGGGGCGGTCACCTTCCGAACCATATCGAAGGCCATGGGCAGGGAGCTACTGGACGCCAACATCGGAAACTACATGATCCAGCCGGCCAGCGTCGACAAGGACGACGGCCTGGCCTCGGTCATGGAGAAGATGCAGGACTCTGGCACCACCATCGCCTTCGTGTTCGACGGCGAGCGCATGGTCGGCATGATCACCCTCTCCGACATCATCGAACAGATACTGGGCGTAAAGGTCTGA
- a CDS encoding aldo/keto reductase: MKLKDFARTGRKVSEVGMGTYYDPLWIATSFLGWKRGGGEKVKAVEGGLDAGITLVDTAEIYGSEPLVAEAIRHRKREDVFLATKVWSNHLHRDALIRSFEKSLRRLDTSYIDLYQVHWPNPSVPIKETMAAMEELVEAGKLMHIGVSNFNLTQVEEANAALPKSQLSAVQLDYSLIHRNIESEILPYCEREGIALLAYYPLGHGKLVSNSGLDGVSARYGKTRAQVALRWLARKQNVFPIPRASSPGHVVENAGASDWEITAEDAAELEARFL, encoded by the coding sequence TTGAAGCTGAAAGATTTCGCGAGAACAGGACGGAAGGTCTCCGAGGTCGGGATGGGGACCTACTACGACCCGCTCTGGATTGCGACGTCTTTCCTTGGGTGGAAGAGGGGGGGCGGCGAGAAGGTGAAGGCCGTCGAGGGGGGACTGGATGCGGGGATCACGCTCGTGGACACAGCCGAGATCTACGGCTCTGAGCCACTGGTTGCGGAAGCAATCAGGCATAGGAAGAGAGAGGACGTCTTCCTGGCGACCAAGGTCTGGTCGAACCACTTACACAGGGACGCCTTGATCAGGTCGTTCGAGAAGAGCCTCAGGCGGCTCGATACTTCGTACATCGACCTCTACCAGGTCCACTGGCCCAACCCCAGCGTCCCCATCAAAGAGACCATGGCTGCCATGGAAGAGCTGGTCGAGGCCGGCAAGTTGATGCACATCGGAGTGAGCAACTTCAACCTGACGCAAGTGGAAGAGGCGAACGCCGCCCTCCCGAAGTCACAGCTCAGTGCTGTACAACTGGACTACAGCTTGATCCACAGGAACATCGAGAGTGAAATACTCCCCTACTGCGAAAGAGAAGGAATCGCGCTCCTTGCCTACTATCCGCTGGGGCACGGGAAGCTCGTTTCAAACTCTGGACTGGATGGGGTTTCGGCTAGGTACGGAAAGACCCGAGCGCAGGTTGCGCTCAGATGGCTGGCCAGGAAGCAGAACGTCTTCCCGATTCCGAGGGCGTCCTCGCCAGGACATGTTGTCGAGAACGCCGGCGCGAGCGACTGGGAGATCACGGCTGAGGACGCGGCAGAGTTGGAAGCCCGTTTCTTGTAA
- a CDS encoding DUF4382 domain-containing protein: MEIKIKAAAYGVVGLALAAVMIFSGATLGVLGPTGALNVGSPGSVSILLTDPPTVPEGVSAVYISYSNLALHLTTLGDSGWVNVEGHGTIDTMGLVNLSQTISTGNVPSGRYNLLEFNITSAKVKFLGTNYSATVNSGKLMVPIIGGLEVNSSTTAAALVDIQPTVLNLGNASNPNFVITTGAKALQLPQGEVVQSLKHVGHQSSMEGQDWFHSFVSNHSDNLTISGLSLSTHSFSFSASNPGTDSIVIRMVILTATSPGERSGSALASVGNSVVFAVGSDGSLHLLGAGSMNSNHGEGNENDAVDSALSSDGYQLTGGASATFTYSGTIASMMSSGGILSGATYYVVIMGSHTLALETVKSS; this comes from the coding sequence GTGGAAATCAAAATCAAGGCAGCGGCCTACGGAGTCGTCGGCCTAGCCTTGGCTGCCGTCATGATCTTCTCTGGAGCCACTCTTGGCGTCCTGGGTCCGACGGGGGCCCTGAACGTTGGTTCTCCAGGCTCGGTCTCGATTCTTCTTACTGACCCGCCGACCGTTCCCGAAGGGGTCTCGGCTGTGTACATCTCATACTCGAACCTGGCCCTGCACCTCACCACCCTCGGAGACAGCGGGTGGGTGAACGTCGAGGGGCACGGCACAATCGACACCATGGGCCTAGTCAACCTGAGCCAGACGATTTCGACCGGGAACGTGCCGAGCGGCAGGTACAACCTCCTGGAGTTCAACATAACCTCGGCGAAAGTCAAGTTCCTCGGGACGAACTACTCCGCTACGGTGAACAGCGGGAAGCTGATGGTCCCGATCATCGGGGGCCTCGAGGTCAACTCCTCTACAACTGCAGCAGCGCTGGTGGACATACAGCCGACGGTCCTCAACCTTGGCAACGCATCCAACCCGAATTTCGTCATAACGACGGGAGCCAAGGCCTTGCAGCTCCCACAGGGCGAAGTGGTCCAGTCGCTAAAGCACGTGGGTCATCAGTCCTCCATGGAAGGGCAGGACTGGTTCCACTCCTTCGTCTCCAACCACTCTGACAACCTTACGATCAGCGGACTATCACTCTCGACCCACTCCTTCTCCTTCTCTGCTTCCAACCCCGGCACCGATTCCATAGTCATCCGAATGGTCATCCTGACCGCTACCTCTCCCGGAGAGAGGTCTGGGTCGGCGCTCGCCTCTGTCGGCAATTCTGTTGTCTTCGCTGTCGGGTCCGACGGCTCGTTGCACCTGTTGGGCGCGGGCTCCATGAATAGCAACCACGGCGAAGGCAACGAAAACGACGCCGTCGACTCTGCCCTTTCCTCAGACGGCTACCAGCTCACCGGGGGCGCCTCAGCCACCTTCACCTACTCGGGGACCATCGCTTCGATGATGTCGTCGGGAGGAATCTTGAGCGGGGCGACCTATTACGTCGTCATCATGGGCTCGCACACTCTCGCCCTAGAGACCGTGAAGTCTTCCTAG
- the ychF gene encoding YchF-related putative GTPase: MIRIGLIGKTNAGKTTLFNSMTLLSGEISNYPFTTKTPETGIASAVTPCVHKEFGVLDNPANSRCDDGWRFVPVEVTDLPGLIKGAWMGKGLGNQFLSVAAQSDALLHVVDASGSVDKDGKISEPGTGDPMADLADVELELVLWYTKLFTANLPKISKLSKTPGYGVPTAVEEVMRGIGVRKEHVVMAMNEVVLGDKAFDSWNEKDIQGFCWSLREFSKPTLVIANKMDLPFASENFQNLREKYKGLIVVPTSGEAELTLRRAEAKKLIKYVPGEERFEILKPQDLNDAQRSALAYIRRKVFGEYLRTGVQFALNIAVFKLLKMNAIYPVADAEKLTDKHGRVLPDVYLMPTGSTVEELAGTVHSDLVKGLVYAVDVRTGLHLPTNYVLHDRDVLSIISTAKRS, from the coding sequence ATGATAAGAATCGGGCTCATCGGGAAGACGAACGCGGGAAAGACGACGCTCTTCAACTCGATGACGCTGTTGTCGGGGGAGATTTCCAATTATCCGTTCACCACGAAGACCCCGGAGACAGGGATAGCCAGCGCGGTGACGCCCTGCGTCCACAAGGAGTTCGGGGTCCTGGACAACCCCGCCAATTCCAGATGCGACGACGGGTGGAGGTTCGTTCCGGTGGAGGTGACAGACCTGCCCGGCCTGATCAAAGGCGCCTGGATGGGCAAAGGCCTGGGAAACCAGTTCCTCAGCGTGGCGGCGCAGTCGGACGCGCTGCTACATGTGGTGGACGCGTCGGGGAGCGTCGACAAGGACGGGAAGATTTCAGAGCCAGGGACCGGCGACCCGATGGCGGACCTGGCGGACGTCGAGCTCGAGCTCGTGCTCTGGTACACCAAACTGTTCACCGCGAACCTGCCGAAGATCTCCAAGCTCTCGAAGACTCCGGGATATGGCGTGCCGACGGCGGTGGAGGAGGTGATGCGGGGCATAGGGGTCAGGAAGGAGCACGTCGTGATGGCGATGAACGAGGTCGTGCTAGGCGACAAGGCCTTCGACTCGTGGAACGAGAAGGACATCCAGGGCTTCTGCTGGTCGCTGCGTGAGTTCTCGAAGCCTACCCTGGTCATAGCGAACAAGATGGACCTGCCCTTCGCTTCGGAGAATTTCCAGAATCTGAGGGAGAAGTACAAGGGCCTGATAGTCGTGCCGACGAGCGGAGAGGCGGAGCTGACCCTGAGGCGGGCCGAGGCGAAGAAGCTGATCAAATACGTGCCGGGGGAGGAGAGGTTTGAGATCCTGAAGCCCCAGGACCTGAATGACGCCCAGAGGAGCGCCCTGGCCTATATCAGGCGGAAGGTTTTCGGGGAGTACCTCAGGACCGGGGTGCAGTTCGCGCTCAACATCGCTGTCTTCAAGCTGCTCAAGATGAACGCGATCTATCCCGTGGCGGACGCTGAGAAGCTGACGGACAAACATGGACGCGTCCTGCCCGACGTCTATCTGATGCCGACGGGGTCCACGGTGGAAGAGCTCGCAGGGACCGTCCATTCGGACCTGGTCAAGGGCCTGGTGTACGCCGTTGACGTTAGGACAGGCCTGCACCTCCCGACCAACTACGTCCTCCACGACAGGGATGTCCTGTCCATCATATCGACTGCCAAGAGAAGCTAA
- a CDS encoding isocitrate lyase/phosphoenolpyruvate mutase family protein: MKDQAEKAETFRNLHRSGRILILPNGWDVPSARMFEEAGFPAVATSSAGMMVSLGYPDGEVIDKDEFLSAIKRIAGTLTVPLSADVVGGFGESPNQVSSMVEKVVQAGAVGINIEDFVHASKELVPVERQVEKLKVLKALGSSMKVPFVINARTDAYRFAPGDERSRLNEAIRRCVAYRDVGADCVYPMGLVDGASIKEVVDAVDFPVNVMVRKGLPPISELVRLGVARVSFGPSASYATMGLLKRAAKEVMEKGTYETLVEGAVGFDELNSLASPRK; the protein is encoded by the coding sequence TTGAAGGACCAAGCAGAGAAAGCAGAGACTTTCAGGAATCTCCATCGATCGGGTAGGATCCTGATACTTCCCAACGGCTGGGACGTGCCGAGCGCCCGGATGTTCGAGGAGGCGGGGTTCCCCGCAGTCGCGACGTCGAGCGCGGGGATGATGGTCTCTTTGGGCTACCCTGACGGGGAGGTCATCGACAAGGATGAGTTCCTCTCTGCCATCAAGCGGATTGCGGGCACGCTCACTGTGCCGCTGAGCGCTGACGTCGTCGGGGGTTTCGGCGAGTCCCCCAACCAGGTGTCCTCAATGGTCGAGAAGGTCGTCCAGGCAGGAGCGGTGGGGATAAACATCGAAGACTTCGTTCACGCATCCAAGGAACTGGTCCCCGTTGAAAGGCAGGTCGAGAAGTTGAAGGTCCTGAAAGCGCTCGGCTCGTCAATGAAAGTCCCGTTCGTGATTAACGCCCGCACAGACGCCTACAGATTCGCTCCCGGAGATGAACGGTCGAGGCTCAATGAGGCGATCAGAAGATGCGTCGCCTACAGAGATGTCGGTGCGGATTGCGTCTACCCGATGGGACTCGTCGACGGCGCCTCGATAAAAGAAGTTGTGGACGCGGTAGATTTCCCGGTCAACGTGATGGTGAGGAAGGGGCTTCCGCCGATATCGGAGCTCGTGAGGCTGGGGGTCGCAAGAGTGAGCTTCGGTCCGAGCGCGTCCTACGCGACGATGGGCCTGCTGAAGCGTGCTGCCAAGGAGGTCATGGAGAAAGGGACCTATGAGACTCTGGTAGAGGGCGCGGTCGGCTTCGACGAATTGAACTCCTTGGCGTCTCCCAGGAAATAG
- the priX gene encoding DNA primase noncatalytic subunit PriX, translated as MSHGGPHLSDLELRYPFAPKSRKFFEAIPVEEGLASREVLEQTENRLLSALGRVRYEPHMSGLIEFSSFFASALVASQDSVLASRFSKKEAELAKQYFMREGPREKVFVMSECFGGKFEEAGGGDGRPRYSVPFEGYLSLVSKFELAKSPKWKLTRQALEDGVVFVSDNLLNDLFGDCAQAVVAEGVKNLRRAPFPKQLLEAKGKVMQYVPAQRPKTGKGYLYVEDLLKHPVTDGRHRLVWLVLAPYLVNVKKVDDVEAIDKIRAFVSVGGETRDLKRFVEYNVRRARRNGLLPPTFSTIKAEHPDIYSLLPKEVLLAEAAPSPKGAKRAQP; from the coding sequence TTGTCACACGGAGGGCCCCATCTGTCAGACCTGGAGCTCAGGTACCCCTTCGCCCCGAAATCGAGGAAGTTCTTCGAAGCCATTCCCGTCGAGGAGGGGCTGGCCAGCCGCGAAGTCCTGGAGCAGACTGAGAACAGGCTTCTGAGCGCCCTCGGGAGGGTGAGGTACGAACCGCATATGTCCGGGCTGATCGAGTTCTCGAGTTTCTTTGCCTCGGCCCTGGTCGCGAGCCAGGACTCGGTGCTTGCTTCAAGGTTCTCCAAGAAGGAGGCGGAATTGGCGAAGCAGTACTTCATGCGGGAGGGGCCGAGGGAGAAGGTGTTCGTCATGTCGGAGTGCTTCGGGGGAAAGTTCGAGGAGGCTGGCGGTGGGGACGGTCGGCCGAGGTACTCGGTGCCCTTCGAGGGATATCTTTCCCTGGTTTCGAAGTTCGAGCTGGCGAAGTCGCCGAAGTGGAAGCTGACCAGGCAGGCCCTCGAAGACGGCGTTGTCTTCGTCAGCGACAACCTCCTCAACGACCTCTTCGGGGACTGCGCACAGGCAGTGGTGGCGGAGGGAGTCAAGAACCTGAGGCGGGCTCCGTTCCCCAAGCAGCTTCTCGAAGCCAAGGGTAAGGTCATGCAGTACGTGCCGGCCCAGAGGCCTAAGACCGGGAAGGGGTACCTCTACGTCGAAGACCTGCTGAAGCATCCGGTCACGGATGGTAGGCACCGGCTCGTCTGGCTCGTCCTCGCACCCTATCTGGTCAACGTCAAGAAGGTGGACGACGTGGAGGCGATTGATAAGATAAGGGCCTTCGTGTCGGTGGGCGGAGAGACAAGGGACCTGAAGCGCTTCGTGGAATACAACGTCAGGAGGGCCCGGAGGAACGGCCTCCTGCCCCCGACCTTCTCGACGATCAAGGCCGAGCACCCGGACATCTACTCCCTCCTACCGAAGGAGGTCCTCCTCGCGGAGGCGGCCCCCAGCCCGAAGGGGGCCAAGCGAGCTCAGCCGTAG
- a CDS encoding QueT transporter family protein — MTSTRSAIEIPELEEVETRKKPSKTRDVALAAVLAALYAADVVFFAPISFQAIQVRIADVLLPLSILFGPAAVAGLTLGVLVGNFYASPFGGVDIIGGTIANFVATALALYIGRRRFTGAWVAAIAAEVIAVSLIVGSYLAGLTDTPLWLMFLEIAAGEIVAVGIGGYALLKAVDRVINRRTIPATQKPS, encoded by the coding sequence GTGACCTCCACCCGATCCGCCATAGAAATCCCGGAGTTGGAGGAAGTGGAAACAAGAAAGAAACCGTCGAAAACGAGGGATGTTGCGCTTGCCGCCGTCCTTGCTGCTCTATATGCGGCTGATGTAGTCTTCTTCGCTCCGATAAGCTTCCAGGCCATCCAGGTACGAATCGCCGACGTGCTCCTCCCGCTGTCCATCCTGTTCGGACCGGCCGCAGTGGCAGGCCTCACCTTGGGGGTGCTTGTCGGGAACTTCTACGCCAGTCCCTTTGGCGGGGTCGACATCATAGGCGGGACGATAGCAAACTTCGTTGCGACAGCCCTTGCCTTGTACATAGGCAGGAGGAGGTTTACGGGAGCCTGGGTAGCGGCGATAGCTGCCGAGGTGATCGCGGTCAGCCTGATCGTGGGGAGCTATCTGGCAGGCCTCACTGATACGCCACTCTGGCTGATGTTCCTGGAAATCGCCGCTGGGGAGATAGTAGCAGTCGGGATAGGGGGCTATGCCCTCTTGAAGGCGGTGGACAGGGTGATCAACCGAAGGACTATCCCAGCGACCCAGAAACCGTCTTAA